One stretch of Rathayibacter festucae DSM 15932 DNA includes these proteins:
- a CDS encoding maltokinase N-terminal cap-like domain-containing protein, whose translation MSAGLSIDRAAAWVADQRWYASKGRRPELEIRGEWRLERGDGDVVVHLVIDRAGSSPVLYQVPVTVRSAPVAGLEDALIESDGTRFVYDGPRDPLFARALFELIADGGSSDAEGALGGARAEGHRQPGAVIGAFASSRILSGEQSNTSIIVQTTAEDGSAGTPVIVKVFRALHHGENPDVTVQSALNAAGSTLVPPVIGNVTGEWDDRGEPTGRAFGHLAFAQEFLPGVEDAWRVALEAVAGDTDFTGPARELGLATAQVHSTLAEVMPTEDATPEVVQRMIATMRRRLRIASSEVPVIAEDADAIDAVFQAAEQAPWPRLQRIHGDYHLGQVLAVPGRGWVLLDFEGEPLRPMHERLLPDIALRDVAGMLRSFDYAAGAHEQASPGDSRAAWALASRRAFLEGYTEEAGDAVTAHRAVLDAFELDKAIYEAIYEARNRPEWLSIPVTAVQRLVGRS comes from the coding sequence ATGAGCGCAGGACTGTCGATCGACCGGGCCGCGGCCTGGGTCGCCGATCAGCGGTGGTACGCGAGCAAGGGGCGCCGCCCCGAGCTGGAGATCCGGGGCGAGTGGCGCCTGGAGCGCGGTGACGGCGACGTCGTCGTGCACCTCGTCATCGACCGGGCCGGCTCGAGCCCGGTGCTGTACCAGGTGCCGGTGACGGTGCGCTCGGCGCCCGTCGCGGGCCTCGAGGACGCGCTGATCGAGAGCGACGGCACCCGCTTCGTCTACGACGGACCCCGCGACCCGCTGTTCGCGCGGGCGCTCTTCGAGCTGATCGCCGACGGCGGCTCCTCCGACGCGGAGGGCGCCCTGGGCGGCGCCCGCGCCGAGGGACACCGCCAGCCCGGCGCCGTGATCGGCGCGTTCGCGTCGTCGCGGATCCTCAGCGGCGAGCAGTCGAACACCTCGATCATCGTGCAGACCACGGCGGAGGACGGCTCGGCCGGCACCCCCGTGATCGTCAAGGTCTTCCGCGCGCTGCACCACGGCGAGAACCCGGACGTCACCGTGCAGTCGGCGCTGAACGCGGCGGGCAGCACGCTCGTGCCGCCGGTGATCGGCAACGTCACCGGCGAGTGGGACGACCGCGGCGAGCCGACCGGCCGGGCCTTCGGGCACCTCGCCTTCGCGCAGGAGTTCCTGCCGGGCGTCGAGGACGCCTGGCGCGTCGCGCTCGAGGCCGTCGCCGGCGACACCGACTTCACCGGGCCGGCGCGCGAGCTGGGCCTGGCGACCGCGCAGGTGCACTCCACCCTCGCCGAGGTGATGCCGACCGAGGACGCGACGCCCGAGGTCGTGCAGCGGATGATCGCGACCATGCGCCGCCGGCTGCGGATCGCCTCCTCCGAGGTGCCCGTCATCGCCGAGGACGCCGACGCGATCGACGCGGTCTTCCAGGCGGCCGAGCAGGCCCCGTGGCCGCGGCTGCAGCGCATCCACGGCGACTACCACCTCGGCCAGGTGCTGGCCGTGCCCGGCCGCGGCTGGGTCCTGCTGGACTTCGAGGGCGAGCCGCTGCGGCCGATGCACGAGCGGCTGCTGCCGGACATCGCACTGCGCGACGTGGCCGGGATGCTCCGCTCCTTCGACTACGCGGCGGGCGCGCACGAGCAGGCGTCGCCGGGCGACTCCCGGGCCGCCTGGGCGCTGGCCAGCCGCCGCGCCTTCCTCGAGGGCTACACCGAGGAGGCGGGCGACGCGGTCACCGCGCACCGCGCCGTCCTGGACGCCTTCGAGCTCGACAAGGCCATCTACGAGGCGATCTACGAGGCGCGCAACCGCCCGGAGTGGCTGTCGATCCCGGTGACCGCGGTGCAGCGGCTCGTCGGACGCTCGTAG
- a CDS encoding S9 family peptidase has translation MTAPVPPVARRVPLERRHHGDLVVDQYEWLRQKEEPEVIAHLEAENAYTDALLAPLAPLRERLFDEIRSRTKETDLSVPVREGAWWYFSRSYEGRQYGVHCRAPISGPDDWTPPSIAEGGPLEGEQVVLDGNVEAEGHEFFSLGSFDVSADGRYLLFGTDVEGDERYTLRIRDLSTGEDLPDVVEGTGGGATFGADARFVFYPTVDESWRPDTIWRHAVGTESTADEVVFSEPDERYWIGVGLTRSRRFLVIEIGSKITSECLLLDAEDPTGEFRSVWPRREGVEYEVDHAVVDGRDRLLIVHNDGALDFEIVEEPADLALSPEERAAERRVLVPHTPGRRIEGVDAFARHVVVSYREAGATRLGLLIDGDGGARLDEIVFDEPLYDAGLAGNPEWEQSALRLAYTSFVTPSTVLTLDVATGERTVLKQQPVLGDYDPARYEQRREWATAEDGTRIPLSLVWRKDAAAPDEAPAPLLLYGYGSYEASIDPGFSIARLSLLDRGVVFAIAHVRGGGEMGRSWYEEGKTLAKRTTFTDFVDAARHLVEAGFTTPERLVAQGGSAGGLLMGAVANLAPEAFAGILAQVPFVDALTSILDPSLPLTVIEWDEWGDPLHDPEVYAYMKSYSPYENVREGVRYPRILATTSLNDTRVLYVEPAKWVARLREVGAPALLKIEMTAGHGGVSGRYERWREVAFEYAWILDVLGLAEETRS, from the coding sequence ATGACCGCGCCCGTCCCTCCCGTCGCCCGCCGTGTCCCGCTCGAACGCCGTCACCACGGCGATCTGGTGGTCGATCAGTACGAGTGGCTGCGGCAGAAGGAGGAGCCCGAGGTGATCGCGCACCTCGAGGCCGAGAACGCCTACACCGACGCGCTCCTCGCTCCCCTCGCCCCGCTCCGCGAGCGCCTCTTCGACGAGATCCGCTCGCGCACGAAGGAGACCGACCTCTCGGTCCCCGTCCGCGAGGGCGCCTGGTGGTACTTCTCCCGTTCCTACGAGGGCCGCCAGTACGGCGTGCACTGCCGCGCGCCGATCTCCGGCCCGGACGACTGGACCCCGCCCTCCATCGCCGAGGGCGGACCGCTCGAGGGCGAGCAGGTGGTGCTCGACGGCAACGTCGAGGCCGAGGGCCACGAGTTCTTCTCGCTCGGCAGCTTCGACGTCTCCGCCGACGGGCGCTACCTGCTCTTCGGCACCGACGTCGAGGGCGACGAGCGCTACACCCTGCGCATCCGCGACCTCAGCACCGGCGAGGACCTCCCCGACGTCGTCGAGGGCACCGGCGGCGGCGCGACCTTCGGCGCCGACGCCCGCTTCGTCTTCTACCCGACTGTCGACGAGTCCTGGCGGCCGGACACGATCTGGCGGCACGCCGTCGGCACCGAGTCGACCGCCGACGAGGTCGTCTTCTCCGAGCCCGACGAGCGCTACTGGATCGGCGTGGGCCTCACCCGCAGCCGCCGCTTCCTCGTCATCGAGATCGGCAGCAAGATCACCAGCGAGTGCCTGCTGCTCGACGCGGAGGACCCGACCGGCGAGTTCCGTTCGGTCTGGCCGCGCCGCGAGGGCGTCGAGTACGAGGTGGACCACGCCGTCGTCGACGGCCGCGACCGCCTGCTGATCGTGCACAACGACGGCGCGCTCGACTTCGAGATCGTCGAGGAGCCGGCCGACCTCGCGCTCTCCCCCGAGGAGCGGGCGGCCGAGCGCCGCGTCCTCGTCCCGCACACCCCGGGCCGCCGGATCGAGGGCGTCGACGCCTTCGCGCGGCACGTCGTCGTCTCCTACCGCGAGGCGGGGGCGACGCGCCTCGGCCTCCTGATCGACGGCGACGGCGGCGCGCGCCTGGACGAGATCGTCTTCGACGAGCCGCTGTACGACGCGGGTCTCGCCGGCAACCCGGAGTGGGAGCAGTCCGCGCTGCGGCTCGCCTACACCTCGTTCGTCACCCCCTCCACGGTGCTCACCCTCGACGTCGCGACCGGCGAGCGGACCGTGCTCAAGCAGCAGCCGGTGCTCGGCGACTACGACCCGGCGCGCTACGAGCAGCGCCGCGAGTGGGCGACCGCCGAGGACGGCACGCGCATCCCGCTGTCGCTGGTCTGGCGGAAGGACGCGGCGGCGCCCGACGAGGCCCCCGCGCCGCTCCTGCTCTACGGCTACGGCTCCTACGAGGCGAGCATCGACCCCGGCTTCTCGATCGCGCGGCTGTCGCTGCTCGACCGCGGCGTGGTCTTCGCCATCGCGCACGTCCGCGGCGGCGGCGAGATGGGGCGCTCCTGGTACGAGGAGGGCAAGACGCTCGCCAAGCGGACCACCTTCACCGACTTCGTCGACGCGGCGCGGCACCTCGTCGAGGCCGGCTTCACCACGCCGGAGCGCCTCGTCGCGCAGGGCGGCTCGGCCGGCGGCCTGCTGATGGGCGCGGTCGCGAACCTCGCCCCGGAGGCCTTCGCCGGGATCCTGGCGCAGGTGCCGTTCGTGGACGCGCTGACCTCGATCCTCGACCCGTCGCTGCCGCTGACCGTGATCGAGTGGGACGAGTGGGGCGACCCGCTGCACGACCCCGAGGTCTACGCGTACATGAAGTCGTACTCGCCGTACGAGAACGTGCGCGAGGGCGTCCGGTATCCGCGGATCCTCGCGACGACGAGCCTCAACGACACCCGCGTGCTCTACGTGGAGCCGGCCAAGTGGGTCGCCCGGCTGCGCGAGGTCGGCGCACCGGCGCTGCTCAAGATCGAGATGACGGCCGGGCACGGCGGCGTGAGCGGGCGCTACGAGCGCTGGCGCGAGGTGGCGTTCGAGTACGCCTGGATCCTGGACGTGCTCGGGCTGGCGGAGGAGACCCGCTCCTGA